The Chryseobacterium nakagawai genome has a segment encoding these proteins:
- a CDS encoding N-acetylmuramoyl-L-alanine amidase, whose translation MRKTLYIIGLSTLVFSCTSQKNVKKNTYQPKTPVAQPKTAVKTPTPDAPKPKVVSDHGVDFFTTNIADATKNDNTASYGSIVSAKPAGYKVVKTYFPAMAQNFRQRYLIMHYTVLPDDKSITVLTQPGVSAHYLVNNTGDNEIYQLVDENKRAYHAGVSSWRADKNLNDTSIGIEIVNPGFTTDATGKRIFVPFSDAQVRKVAALAKDIVTRYQIPATNVIGHADIAPTRKQDPGPMFPWKKLYDEYQIGMWYDEALKQNYFELAQAELPVKYNDTVFIFTIQTALQKLGYGIELSGKWDDATKKTIEAFQYHFRPQNYDGIMDAESWAILQALNVKYSVK comes from the coding sequence ATGCGTAAAACATTATATATCATCGGATTAAGCACTTTAGTTTTTTCATGTACTTCTCAGAAAAATGTGAAAAAAAATACCTACCAACCGAAAACCCCCGTGGCACAGCCAAAAACAGCGGTGAAGACCCCAACTCCGGACGCTCCAAAACCAAAAGTTGTAAGCGATCATGGAGTAGACTTTTTTACTACTAATATAGCAGACGCTACAAAAAATGATAATACGGCAAGTTATGGTTCTATTGTATCCGCAAAACCCGCAGGATATAAAGTTGTAAAAACTTATTTCCCTGCCATGGCACAGAACTTCAGACAACGTTATCTGATCATGCATTATACAGTACTTCCAGATGATAAGTCTATCACAGTTCTTACCCAGCCGGGAGTAAGTGCTCATTACTTGGTAAACAATACAGGAGATAATGAAATCTACCAACTGGTAGATGAGAATAAGCGTGCCTATCATGCAGGAGTAAGTTCATGGAGAGCAGATAAGAATCTTAACGATACTTCCATAGGAATAGAAATTGTGAATCCTGGCTTTACTACGGATGCTACAGGTAAAAGGATTTTTGTTCCTTTCAGTGATGCACAGGTAAGAAAAGTGGCAGCATTGGCAAAAGATATTGTAACAAGATATCAGATTCCGGCAACCAATGTTATTGGCCATGCAGATATTGCTCCTACAAGAAAACAGGATCCGGGGCCAATGTTCCCATGGAAAAAATTATATGACGAATACCAGATAGGAATGTGGTATGATGAAGCGCTAAAACAGAATTACTTCGAGCTTGCGCAAGCAGAGCTTCCGGTAAAGTATAATGACACAGTCTTTATTTTCACTATACAGACTGCATTACAAAAATTGGGGTATGGAATAGAGCTTAGCGGAAAATGGGATGATGCCACCAAGAAAACAATTGAAGCCTTCCAGTATCATTTCCGTCCACAAAATTATGACGGAATTATGGATGCCGAATCATGGGCAATATTGCAAGCTTTAAATGTAAAATATTCAGTAAAATAA
- a CDS encoding glycosyltransferase, with product MRFLIIIPAHNEEQNLSFTLDSLQQQSNRDFKVVVVNDGSTDSTPDVIRKYTAVDSRFETINLQKSEHQPGSKVVHAFKNGLQTQSVEEFDIICKFDADIILPENYLKTVEKAFINHPEYGLVGGLLYVEKEGSWIYEGNSNKHHVRGPMKAYRKECFLQMGGIRETLGWDNIDSILLEHLGWKEVVLPELQVKLIKVKGADYTIRPADYYGRYFYFLGLNRFLAYIASSKEAMKIKSPSFFFDIVKSYEGCKAKKLELKISKEEQKAVNDQRWRMLKKKWLKI from the coding sequence GTGAGGTTTTTAATTATTATTCCTGCCCATAACGAAGAGCAGAACCTCTCCTTCACTCTGGATTCCTTACAGCAGCAAAGTAATAGGGATTTTAAAGTGGTAGTCGTTAATGATGGTTCCACAGACAGTACTCCTGACGTTATCAGAAAATATACTGCAGTTGATTCCCGTTTTGAAACCATTAATCTTCAAAAGTCAGAGCATCAACCCGGCTCAAAGGTTGTTCATGCCTTTAAAAATGGTTTGCAGACCCAATCTGTAGAAGAATTTGATATTATTTGTAAATTTGATGCCGATATCATTCTTCCAGAAAACTATCTGAAAACCGTAGAAAAAGCTTTTATCAATCATCCCGAATATGGACTGGTAGGTGGTTTACTTTATGTAGAAAAAGAAGGAAGTTGGATATATGAAGGAAATTCCAACAAACATCATGTAAGAGGACCTATGAAAGCCTATCGGAAAGAATGTTTTCTTCAGATGGGAGGCATAAGAGAGACATTAGGCTGGGATAATATAGACTCTATTTTGTTGGAACATCTAGGCTGGAAAGAAGTAGTCTTACCAGAGCTGCAGGTAAAACTTATTAAAGTAAAAGGTGCGGACTATACCATAAGACCAGCGGATTATTATGGACGCTATTTTTACTTTTTAGGATTAAACAGATTTCTGGCTTATATTGCCTCATCAAAAGAAGCCATGAAAATCAAATCTCCATCATTTTTCTTTGATATCGTAAAATCCTATGAAGGTTGTAAGGCTAAAAAACTGGAACTTAAAATTTCAAAAGAAGAACAAAAAGCCGTTAACGATCAACGTTGGAGAATGTTGAAGAAAAAATGGCTGAAAATCTGA
- a CDS encoding DUF2461 domain-containing protein encodes MSASISSKTFDFLKKLNKNNNREWFNENKDLYTESQSNVIEFLDSLIKEMSEFDEELAKIDSKKSLFRIYRDTRFSKDKSPYKTNFGASLGMGKGNQKGGYYLHLEPGKSFLAGGIYMPESSVLKEVRKEVSLYGDDFLTILNNKDFKKHFPELDQDDKLKKVPQGFEKEDPMAEYLKLKNFIVVYTLKDEEALDKNAVKNLSKIFKLMKPFNDFLNTPLSD; translated from the coding sequence ATGTCAGCAAGCATTTCTTCTAAAACCTTTGATTTTCTAAAGAAGTTAAACAAAAATAACAACCGTGAATGGTTTAATGAAAATAAAGATTTGTATACTGAATCCCAATCAAATGTTATTGAATTTTTAGATAGCTTAATTAAAGAAATGTCGGAATTTGACGAAGAACTTGCTAAAATTGACAGTAAAAAATCACTTTTCAGAATTTACCGTGACACCCGTTTTTCGAAAGATAAATCCCCATACAAAACTAATTTCGGAGCTTCGCTGGGAATGGGAAAAGGAAATCAGAAAGGCGGATATTATCTTCATCTGGAGCCTGGTAAATCTTTTCTGGCTGGTGGAATCTACATGCCTGAATCTTCTGTTTTAAAAGAAGTACGAAAGGAGGTTTCTCTATATGGTGATGATTTTCTTACTATTTTAAATAATAAAGATTTCAAAAAACATTTCCCTGAACTTGACCAGGATGACAAGCTAAAAAAGGTACCTCAAGGGTTTGAAAAAGAAGACCCTATGGCTGAATATTTAAAACTTAAAAACTTCATTGTGGTGTACACACTCAAAGATGAAGAGGCTTTAGATAAAAATGCGGTAAAGAATCTTAGTAAAATCTTCAAGCTGATGAAGCCTTTTAATGATTTCCTGAATACTCCTCTTTCAGATTAA
- a CDS encoding ABC transporter permease, translating into MKLSNLFRIAWKALLRNKLRAFLTMLGIIIGVASVIAMTAIGEGSKKSISDQLSSMGSNMITIRPSSNVNVSGGARIGASGLQTLKPQDAEAISKGAPDVSYVSPAVQTNGQSINGPNNWPTQLQGVNEQYSQIRDWSVASGNFFTKKDVSSSNKVCLLGQTVYTNLFPNGEDPIGSIIRFNKVPMKIIGILSPKGSNAFGQDQDDVILAPFNTVQRRFLGITYVQTIYAASTNANTSQQATDQASEILRKQHKLPSDGSNDDFSVRTQAELISTMSSTSQLLTVLLSAIAGISLIVGGIGIMNIMYVSVTERTKEIGLRMSIGARGKDILYQFLIEAVLISITGGILGVILGVLSSELVTFFLSWPTFITESSIIISFIVCAVTGVFFGYYPALKASKLDPIEALRYE; encoded by the coding sequence ATGAAACTCTCAAACCTCTTCAGAATTGCCTGGAAGGCCCTTTTAAGAAATAAGCTTCGAGCATTTTTAACGATGCTTGGGATCATTATTGGTGTTGCTTCAGTAATTGCTATGACCGCCATTGGTGAAGGGTCTAAAAAAAGCATAAGCGACCAGCTTTCTTCAATGGGTTCTAATATGATCACGATTCGGCCTTCAAGTAATGTGAATGTTTCAGGAGGGGCAAGAATAGGAGCTTCCGGATTACAAACATTGAAGCCTCAGGATGCTGAAGCCATTTCCAAGGGCGCACCTGATGTCTCTTATGTGTCACCAGCCGTACAAACCAATGGACAGTCGATCAACGGACCTAACAACTGGCCTACCCAATTGCAGGGTGTTAATGAACAGTATTCTCAGATCAGGGATTGGAGTGTTGCAAGTGGTAATTTTTTCACCAAGAAAGATGTCTCCTCCTCCAATAAAGTCTGCCTGCTTGGCCAAACAGTTTATACGAATCTGTTTCCCAACGGAGAGGACCCAATAGGAAGCATAATCAGATTTAATAAAGTTCCTATGAAGATCATTGGTATTCTTTCCCCTAAAGGATCCAATGCATTCGGTCAGGATCAGGATGATGTTATTCTGGCTCCTTTTAATACGGTGCAGAGAAGATTTTTGGGAATTACTTATGTACAGACCATTTACGCTGCCTCTACGAATGCAAACACGTCACAACAGGCTACGGATCAGGCCTCAGAAATTTTAAGGAAACAACATAAGCTACCCAGTGATGGAAGTAACGATGACTTCAGTGTAAGAACCCAGGCGGAACTGATTTCTACGATGAGCTCTACCAGCCAACTTCTAACCGTCCTGCTTTCCGCTATTGCCGGAATTTCTCTTATTGTAGGCGGAATCGGGATTATGAACATCATGTATGTTTCCGTCACTGAGAGAACCAAAGAAATTGGTCTAAGGATGTCCATTGGAGCCAGAGGAAAAGACATTTTGTATCAATTTTTGATCGAAGCTGTGCTCATCAGCATTACCGGAGGAATATTGGGAGTTATCCTTGGAGTTCTTTCCTCAGAGCTGGTTACATTTTTTCTTTCATGGCCTACCTTCATTACCGAGTCATCCATTATTATTTCTTTTATTGTTTGTGCTGTAACCGGAGTATTCTTCGGGTATTACCCCGCTTTGAAAGCCTCAAAACTTGATCCTATTGAAGCATTGAGATATGAATAG
- a CDS encoding ABC transporter ATP-binding protein, translated as MAEKILDIMDLKREFRMGEEIVHALKGVTFSVERGEFVTIMGSSGSGKSTLLNILGCLDKPSNGDYILDGVNVKNLDRDELAVLRNQKIGFVFQSYNLLPRTTARENVELPLLYNAKVSTDERHKRSLDALTAVKLESRIDHLPNQMSGGQQQRVAIARALVNEPVMILADEATGNLDTRTSYEIMALMQELHKQGRTIVFVTHEPDIATFSSRTVTLRDGKVIKDVKNDNIKSAREALDILPTNDDYQ; from the coding sequence ATGGCAGAAAAAATTCTTGATATCATGGATCTGAAAAGAGAATTCAGGATGGGTGAAGAGATTGTTCATGCGCTGAAAGGAGTTACCTTTTCTGTAGAAAGAGGAGAATTCGTGACAATCATGGGAAGCAGTGGTTCGGGAAAGTCTACCTTACTCAATATTTTGGGCTGCTTGGATAAACCTTCCAATGGCGATTACATTCTTGATGGAGTGAATGTTAAAAATCTTGACCGTGATGAGCTGGCTGTGCTTAGGAATCAAAAAATAGGTTTTGTATTCCAGTCATACAACCTTCTTCCCAGAACTACTGCAAGAGAAAATGTGGAGCTTCCTCTTCTTTACAATGCTAAAGTATCAACGGATGAACGACATAAAAGGTCATTAGACGCACTCACTGCTGTAAAACTGGAAAGCAGAATAGACCACCTTCCCAATCAGATGTCAGGAGGGCAGCAACAGAGAGTCGCTATTGCCAGAGCTTTAGTAAATGAGCCTGTTATGATTCTTGCTGATGAAGCCACTGGAAATCTTGACACAAGAACTTCATACGAAATCATGGCACTCATGCAGGAGTTACATAAACAGGGACGTACTATCGTTTTTGTAACGCACGAGCCCGATATAGCAACTTTTAGCAGCAGAACAGTCACACTACGGGACGGAAAAGTAATTAAGGATGTTAAAAATGACAATATAAAATCTGCCAGAGAAGCGCTGGACATCCTTCCCACCAATGATGATTATCAATAA
- a CDS encoding efflux RND transporter periplasmic adaptor subunit — protein sequence MKTKNKKWLYWVVGGIIAVGAVWFFFIREKEIKIQLETIKPEMGEISNSITATGTIQPVDTVAVGTQVSGIIKNIYVDFNSTVKKGQLLATLDPDLLQFQSEQYKANLQNAKSNLAYNEININRQSQLYKVGAISKADYDIATNQYNMAKAQVGTVTAQLSTANKNLSLTYIYSPIDGTVLNRNVSEGQTVASSFSTPTLFSIAKDLTKMRVRASVDEADIGNVKVGQKATFTVDAFPDETFNGEVAEVRLHPTVSSNVVNYTTIINADNSGLKLKPGMTANITIYTQILENVMKIPAAAISFRPDSLVIQKYKINSPFSNGKTHEKGQWKKQGMKKEADKKNEAGVWVIAKDSTISHKRIKTGMDSDTEIQVISGLDKNDNIITGYKLLSKKSSSGQAKSPFMPQRRSGGNNKSGGGGGPRQ from the coding sequence ATGAAAACAAAGAATAAAAAATGGTTATACTGGGTGGTGGGTGGCATCATTGCTGTAGGTGCAGTCTGGTTTTTCTTCATCAGAGAAAAAGAAATAAAAATCCAGTTGGAAACGATAAAGCCCGAAATGGGAGAAATTTCCAACTCTATTACTGCTACAGGAACTATTCAACCAGTGGATACTGTTGCGGTAGGTACTCAGGTATCAGGAATCATCAAGAATATTTATGTAGATTTTAATTCTACCGTGAAAAAGGGACAGCTTTTAGCCACTCTGGATCCGGACCTTCTTCAATTTCAGTCTGAGCAATATAAAGCCAATCTGCAGAATGCAAAAAGTAATCTTGCTTACAATGAAATCAACATCAACCGGCAGTCACAGCTTTATAAAGTAGGAGCCATCAGCAAAGCAGACTATGATATTGCCACCAATCAATATAATATGGCAAAAGCACAGGTAGGTACTGTAACCGCTCAGCTTTCCACTGCTAATAAAAATCTCTCACTTACCTATATATATTCTCCAATAGACGGAACCGTTCTCAATAGGAATGTAAGCGAAGGACAGACCGTTGCATCCAGCTTCAGTACCCCTACTCTATTTAGTATTGCTAAGGACTTGACCAAAATGAGGGTTCGAGCTTCTGTAGATGAAGCTGATATTGGAAATGTGAAAGTTGGACAGAAAGCAACTTTTACTGTAGATGCTTTTCCTGATGAAACATTTAATGGAGAGGTTGCAGAAGTCCGGCTTCATCCTACCGTTTCATCGAATGTTGTAAATTACACTACCATCATTAACGCTGACAACTCTGGCTTGAAACTAAAGCCAGGAATGACGGCAAACATTACAATTTACACGCAGATTTTAGAAAATGTGATGAAAATCCCTGCAGCTGCAATCAGCTTCAGACCAGATAGTCTGGTTATTCAAAAGTACAAAATCAATTCTCCATTTTCCAATGGCAAAACCCATGAAAAAGGACAGTGGAAGAAACAAGGTATGAAGAAAGAAGCGGACAAGAAAAATGAGGCCGGTGTATGGGTTATTGCTAAAGACAGCACCATATCTCACAAAAGGATTAAAACAGGGATGGACAGTGATACTGAAATACAAGTTATTTCTGGTTTGGATAAAAATGATAATATCATCACAGGCTACAAGCTATTATCCAAAAAATCTTCCAGCGGACAGGCCAAAAGTCCATTTATGCCTCAAAGAAGAAGTGGTGGAAACAATAAAAGCGGTGGTGGCGGCGGACCAAGACAATAA
- a CDS encoding lipopolysaccharide biosynthesis protein — protein MSVVARQGFKYSIIGYIGFLLGTVSAIFIFPNDFEFYGKLRYSMQTAEMLVPFVVFGISYANVKFFHSLQKDGKNQNMLSLSLVTVLINFLIFSIIFFVLPYFYPKFIHSEAWKIKKIILPLILVLSLCAIFNKYTSNYKRIVVSNIFDNLFPKIANLGAFCLFFYFSLSQNIALAFFFGMFTLMLFGYIYYTNKLEKIHFDISTDYFKKDDFWKEFLNYSFFGFLGTFGNYLAINSFMIGEFMGMEENGIYSVLYALISLISIPQLGLFNISAPIISKHLADGDMEGLDRFHKKTSLTLYFLGAVLFSCIMVGFPYLTQFMPKNGVMLREYEPVVWIWGSAVLIDLATGFNGNIISLSKYYRFNILVMLLLAGLTIGLNYYFIKNTDLKLIGIALSTAISLTIYNVVKILFNYILFKVSPLTIEMIFISIICTLAITVAIVLPNFNSNFINLIYKPAVVLLLIYIGNYFTKIFPIEDYLNMKFIKSIFKFK, from the coding sequence ATGAGCGTAGTAGCGAGACAAGGATTCAAATATTCCATTATCGGTTATATTGGTTTTTTGCTGGGTACAGTTTCTGCAATATTCATCTTTCCCAATGACTTCGAATTTTATGGAAAACTTCGCTACAGTATGCAAACTGCAGAAATGCTTGTCCCTTTTGTTGTTTTCGGAATTTCCTATGCGAACGTAAAATTTTTCCATTCTTTACAGAAAGATGGTAAAAATCAAAACATGCTTTCCTTATCGCTTGTTACTGTTTTGATTAACTTCCTTATATTTTCTATTATATTTTTTGTTCTTCCTTATTTTTACCCTAAGTTCATCCATTCGGAAGCCTGGAAAATTAAGAAAATTATCTTACCTCTTATTTTAGTTTTATCTCTTTGTGCTATTTTTAATAAATACACTTCTAATTATAAAAGGATTGTTGTTTCTAATATCTTTGACAATTTATTTCCTAAAATAGCCAATTTGGGTGCATTCTGTCTGTTCTTTTATTTTTCTCTGTCTCAGAATATCGCATTGGCTTTCTTCTTCGGAATGTTTACCTTAATGCTTTTCGGGTATATTTATTACACTAATAAACTTGAGAAAATCCATTTTGACATCAGTACAGATTATTTTAAGAAAGATGATTTCTGGAAAGAATTTCTAAACTACAGTTTCTTTGGCTTTCTAGGAACATTTGGAAATTACCTGGCGATTAACAGCTTTATGATTGGAGAGTTTATGGGAATGGAGGAAAATGGTATTTATTCTGTATTATATGCTCTTATTTCATTGATCTCTATTCCACAGTTAGGTTTATTTAATATTTCAGCACCCATTATCAGTAAACATCTTGCTGATGGTGACATGGAAGGCCTGGATAGGTTTCATAAAAAGACTTCATTAACGCTATATTTTTTGGGTGCAGTATTGTTTTCCTGCATTATGGTTGGATTTCCTTACCTGACTCAGTTTATGCCTAAAAATGGGGTGATGCTCCGAGAGTATGAACCGGTTGTATGGATCTGGGGATCTGCAGTTTTAATTGACCTTGCAACAGGATTTAACGGAAACATCATCTCTCTTTCAAAATATTACCGATTCAACATTCTGGTAATGCTTTTATTGGCCGGATTAACAATTGGACTGAACTATTACTTCATCAAAAATACAGACTTGAAACTTATCGGAATTGCTTTATCCACTGCCATTTCCCTTACGATTTATAATGTTGTTAAAATCTTATTCAACTATATTCTTTTCAAAGTTTCACCATTGACCATTGAGATGATCTTCATATCAATTATTTGTACTTTAGCGATTACTGTAGCCATTGTTTTGCCCAATTTTAACAGCAACTTCATCAATCTTATCTATAAACCTGCTGTAGTACTCTTGTTGATCTATATTGGAAATTATTTCACAAAGATTTTTCCAATAGAGGATTATCTAAATATGAAATTTATTAAGAGTATTTTTAAGTTTAAATAA
- a CDS encoding transposase gives MNFKEIHIGKLIRIKIEELKINEDRIANFFKLPLEEIMLMCDHSNISTEHLLRWCKLLEYDFFRLYSHHLILYAPISKNTSTKESQSSLPVFRKNIYSKELISFVLEQIESGEMTKSQVITEYRIPKSTLNKWSLKYSENNSSSEL, from the coding sequence ATGAACTTTAAAGAAATCCATATCGGAAAATTAATCAGAATAAAGATAGAAGAACTGAAAATAAATGAAGATCGGATAGCTAATTTTTTTAAGTTACCCCTGGAAGAAATCATGCTGATGTGTGATCATAGCAATATTTCAACCGAACACTTACTCAGATGGTGTAAACTTCTGGAATACGATTTTTTCAGACTCTATTCTCATCATCTTATTCTTTATGCCCCGATATCTAAAAATACAAGCACTAAAGAAAGTCAATCTTCCCTTCCTGTTTTTAGGAAAAATATTTATAGTAAAGAACTGATCAGTTTTGTTCTGGAACAGATTGAAAGCGGAGAGATGACTAAATCTCAAGTGATTACAGAGTATAGGATTCCGAAATCTACTTTGAATAAATGGAGTTTGAAATATTCAGAAAATAACTCCTCATCAGAATTGTAA
- a CDS encoding helix-turn-helix domain-containing protein: MKILKEPDYKRIYKDLIEKKLPHREKYCRNILAKNKLEILDVIALNSILFGNNPENQKYKAYNKKAIKKILIYQRKHNLNNLELAAVFSLSRNTITKWKKIMLK; the protein is encoded by the coding sequence ATGAAAATTTTAAAAGAACCCGATTATAAGAGAATTTATAAAGATCTCATTGAAAAGAAACTACCTCACAGGGAAAAGTATTGTCGTAATATTTTAGCTAAAAATAAACTGGAAATTCTTGATGTGATTGCGTTAAACTCAATACTATTTGGGAATAATCCGGAAAATCAGAAATACAAGGCCTATAATAAAAAAGCAATAAAAAAGATTCTTATCTATCAGAGAAAACATAATCTTAATAACCTGGAACTTGCAGCGGTTTTTTCCCTTAGCCGGAATACCATTACCAAATGGAAAAAAATAATGTTGAAATAA
- the aspA gene encoding aspartate ammonia-lyase: MENFRKESDLLGELNVPLDAYYGVQTQRAIDNFKISGQLLSSYPDFIKGLAFVKKAAAKTNYELGLLDESLYFKIAEACDEIVAGKYHEQFPVDMIQGGAGTSINMNANEVIANVVLEKLGKNKGEYEFCSPNDHINLSQSTNDAYPTAIKMGLLQMNIGLVERLEKIITAFRAKGQEFQDVIKMGRTQLQDAVPMTLGQEFEAYAATLEEDISKLNNNADLFVEVNMGATAIGTGLNAPVGYATLCAKNLAQITGFPIISAPNLVEATPDTGSYVIYSSAMKRLAVKLSKICNDLRLLSSGPRAGLFEINLPPMQPGSSIMPGKVNPVIPEVVNQVCFKVIGNDLTVTFAAEAGQLQLNVMEPVLSHAIMENINFLCNALDTLRDKCVVGITANKEVCLNMVKHSIGIVTALNPYIGYKQSTQIAKEALETGKSVYNLVLEKGILSQEKLDEILDPKNMLMPHNK; this comes from the coding sequence ATGGAAAATTTCAGAAAAGAAAGTGATCTATTAGGCGAATTGAACGTGCCTTTAGATGCTTATTATGGAGTGCAGACGCAAAGAGCCATAGACAATTTCAAAATTTCGGGACAGCTTTTGTCTTCGTATCCGGATTTTATTAAAGGACTGGCTTTCGTAAAAAAAGCTGCCGCAAAAACCAATTATGAATTAGGACTTCTTGATGAAAGCCTATATTTCAAGATAGCAGAAGCATGTGATGAGATTGTAGCAGGGAAATATCATGAACAATTTCCTGTAGATATGATCCAGGGAGGAGCAGGAACTTCAATCAACATGAATGCGAATGAAGTGATTGCCAATGTGGTATTGGAAAAATTAGGAAAAAATAAAGGAGAATACGAATTCTGTTCACCTAACGACCATATCAACCTTTCACAATCAACAAACGATGCTTATCCTACAGCTATCAAAATGGGACTGTTGCAGATGAATATCGGTTTGGTGGAAAGATTAGAGAAAATTATAACTGCTTTCCGTGCAAAAGGGCAGGAGTTCCAAGATGTTATCAAAATGGGACGTACTCAGCTTCAGGATGCTGTTCCTATGACATTAGGTCAGGAATTCGAAGCATATGCTGCTACCTTGGAAGAAGATATCTCTAAACTGAATAATAATGCAGATCTTTTTGTAGAAGTAAATATGGGAGCTACAGCTATCGGAACAGGATTAAATGCTCCGGTTGGGTATGCTACGCTTTGTGCTAAAAATTTAGCTCAGATCACAGGATTTCCAATTATTTCTGCACCTAACCTGGTAGAAGCTACACCGGATACAGGATCTTATGTGATTTATTCTTCAGCTATGAAGCGTTTGGCGGTAAAATTATCAAAAATCTGTAATGATTTAAGATTACTTTCATCAGGACCAAGAGCGGGACTTTTTGAAATCAATCTTCCGCCAATGCAACCAGGATCATCTATTATGCCAGGTAAAGTAAACCCAGTGATTCCGGAAGTGGTCAATCAGGTTTGCTTTAAAGTAATCGGAAATGATTTAACGGTAACGTTTGCAGCAGAAGCAGGACAGTTACAGCTTAACGTAATGGAGCCGGTACTTTCTCATGCAATCATGGAAAATATCAATTTCCTTTGCAATGCATTGGATACCCTTCGTGATAAGTGTGTCGTAGGAATTACAGCCAACAAAGAAGTATGTCTGAATATGGTAAAACACAGCATCGGAATTGTAACGGCACTGAATCCTTATATCGGTTATAAACAGTCTACACAGATTGCAAAAGAAGCATTGGAGACCGGAAAAAGTGTATACAACCTGGTTTTAGAGAAAGGAATTCTTTCTCAGGAAAAGCTGGATGAAATCCTTGATCCGAAAAACATGCTGATGCCACACAACAAATAA
- a CDS encoding FkbM family methyltransferase, translating into MSLYQKIAEKLQYISPDFYKKRYFKTLNNLNKDNFSERNVEPELVWIKEYLPKKAVILDIGANVGTFLYQLENKLDHEHIYAFEPNKKLYTRLKRLFPTMRVLPLALSDENTIAEFKVPIINGKTIASRGTLNTEYKEKGEEKSYTEKVKVIKLDEWAALEHFNRLDFIKIDVEGNEIKTLSGAKETIKQFMPTLMVEMEQRHHQTPIWNEISEVESWGYEVKYLNRSTFTLETLTENILLQNTNDEKNKTQYINNIIFIPKNP; encoded by the coding sequence ATGTCTTTATACCAAAAAATTGCAGAAAAACTACAATATATAAGTCCGGATTTTTATAAGAAAAGATATTTTAAGACCTTAAACAATCTTAATAAAGATAATTTTTCGGAACGCAATGTAGAACCGGAACTGGTATGGATCAAAGAATACCTTCCAAAAAAGGCTGTAATACTGGACATTGGTGCCAATGTAGGAACTTTCCTGTATCAATTGGAAAATAAATTAGATCATGAGCACATTTATGCTTTCGAACCTAATAAAAAGCTTTATACCAGGCTGAAAAGATTATTCCCTACGATGAGGGTGCTTCCTTTAGCTCTTTCTGACGAAAATACAATTGCTGAATTTAAAGTTCCCATTATCAACGGAAAAACGATTGCCTCCCGTGGAACCTTAAACACAGAGTACAAAGAAAAAGGCGAAGAGAAAAGCTATACTGAGAAAGTGAAGGTTATCAAACTGGATGAATGGGCTGCTCTGGAACACTTCAACCGACTGGATTTTATCAAGATCGATGTTGAAGGCAATGAAATAAAGACTCTTTCAGGAGCTAAAGAAACCATTAAACAGTTTATGCCCACTTTAATGGTTGAGATGGAACAAAGGCATCACCAAACACCTATATGGAATGAAATTTCTGAAGTGGAAAGCTGGGGATATGAAGTGAAGTACCTTAACAGGAGCACCTTTACCCTTGAAACCCTTACAGAAAATATTCTACTACAAAATACAAACGACGAAAAAAATAAAACTCAGTACATCAACAATATTATTTTTATACCTAAAAACCCTTAA